The sequence below is a genomic window from Streptomyces sp. NBC_00582.
GGGCGCAGGACACGGCCGAGGGAGCGGGCGTGGATCGGGGAGCGGGGGCCGGTTCCGTGTCCGGGGCCGAGGACATGCGGGGGCCGCTGCCCGGGATCGACGGACTGGCCGGTCTCGCGGAGACCGGCCGGGGGGCCGGGGCCAAGGTCGAACTGTCCGTCCGCGCGGACGGCGTCCCGCCCTCCGTGGGCGCCGCCGCGTACCGGATCGTGCAGGAGGCGCTCACCAACGCCGTCCGTCACGGTGGCCGCGAGAACCTCACCGTGCGGGTGGGTCTGTGGACCGCGGACGGCGCACTGAGGGTGAGTGTCAGGGACGACGGGACGGGCGGCGGAGTGGGCCCGTCCGACGGCACGCCGGGGTTCGGGCTCATCGGAATGCGGGAGCGGGCCCGTAGCGTGGGCGGCACACTGGACGCCGGCCCAGGGCCCGCCGAGGGCTTCGAGGTGACCGCCACACTGCCGCTGTCCCGGGAGGACGAGCTTCGATGACCATCCGCGTACTGCTGGCCGACGACCAGAACCTCGTACGGGCCTCCTTCGCGATGCTCGTCTCGTCGGCCGGCGACATGGAGGTCGTCGCCGAGGCGGGCACCGGGCGGGAGGCCGTGGCGCTGGCCCGGTCCGCGCGGGCCGATCTCATCGTGATGGACATCCGCATGCCCGACCTCGACGGGATCGAGGCGACCCGGCTCATCGCCGCCGACGAGGATCTCGCGGGGGTGAAGGTGCTCGTCCTGACGACGTACGAGACCGACGAGAACATCGTCGAGGCACTGCGGGCCGGGGCGTCCGGCTTCCTCGTGAAGGACATCAGGCCGGCCGAACTCCTCGACGCCATCAGGACGGTGGCCGCGGGGGAGTCCCTCCTCTCGCCCGGTCCCACCTCGCGGCTGATCGCCCGCTTTCTGCGCGCGCCGAACACCGCGACGACATCCGCGTTGGGCGGGCCGAGCGTGCTGTCCGAACGGGAACGGCAGGTGCTCGCGCTGGTCGCGCGCGGTCTCAACAACCCCGAGATCGCCGACGCGTTGGGACTCAGCCCGCTGACCGCGAAGACCCATGTCAGCCGGATCATGGGCAAGTTGGGGGCGCGGGACCGGGCGCAACTGGTGATCGTGGCGTACGAGTCGGGGCTTGTGATACCTGGGACTGTCTGAGTTCGGGGCGGGTTCAGGTTGCGTTCCGGGGGTCGCTTGTACGGTTTCTCAACTCCCCGTGGTTGCACGGGCATTGCTCTGTCCCTCGGTGCGCAACGGAGCGCTCTACCACCAACGCACCTTCCCCAGCCCGGAACCGTGGGCCCGGCCTGGGGCCCATGGGTGTCCGCGTGCTCGCAGAGCTGGGCGACGATCGGGCACGGTTCGCCGACGCCCGGACACTGAAGTCGTAGGCCGGATCCGCGCCCATCACCCGGGCCTCCGGCAAGAAGCGTTTCGTCGGCCGCCGCTACGTCAAGAACAACCGCCTCATCAACGCCGGCTTCTCTGGGCCTTCGCCGCCCTCACCGCCTCACCCGGAGCCAACGCTCACTACCGACACCGGCGCGACCACGGAGACTGGCACGCCGCCGCACAACGGCACTTGGTGAACCGCTTCCTCGGCCAGCTCCATCACTGCCTCAAGACCCGGCAGTTCTTCCACGAACAACGTGCCTTCGCGCCAATGGCTCTGTCTCCGGAAGCGTCGAGCGCTCAGACATAGCCAGGGCCACTGACGGCTTGCCGCTCACCCGCCTGCCCTATCCGCTCCGGTTGCCCTGCTCAACTGGGCGGCGAGACGGACGGCGGTCTTCTCCCCGGCTCGCTGCCTGATCAGACCCTCTTTGGCAGCTGCACGAAGCCAGACCTCCGAGCTGCCCCCATCGGCCTTCAGCACTCGTGCGGTCACCACTACGGCATTCAGCCCGCTGGCACCGCCGCTGGCGACGATGCGGATAGTTTCGTCCTCGCCAAGGCGAACTGGCACAGTCTCAATAACGTGGCCCGCCCTCCCGAGCACACCGAAGACGCGCTTCACCGCATCGTCGAAAGGCAAGGGAACACCCGGACCAAGCGACCACTACCCCCACCCACTGCGCCGAGAGCAGCAAGCTCCTCAGCCAAGACCTGGTCCTCGCTCTGATCCACGGACCCCACCCTCACCGACAGACCGCTCCTACCGGGCCACCACATGCTGTTCCGCCCGGCAGACCATGGTGACGTATGCCGATCGTTGAAGCACGCCCCGGCTTGCCGTCCCCCCGGCCAGGCAGACGACTTGACTTGTCAGCCCCTGAGATGTCTTTGAGAGCCCGGACGCGCCAACCGTCGACGGCGCAGTCGTCCAGGTCAAGCGAGTCCGTGCGGCGCAGTTCGGTCAGCAGGGCGGAGTGCGGGCGTGGCCAGACGCCGGCCTCGGTCCAGTCCCGCAGCCGACGCCAGGCCGACTCCGGAGCAGCCTACGGTCTCGGCCGGCACGTCGCGCCAGGCAACGCCGGTCCGCAACACGTACATGATTCCGGCGAGGACTGCTCTGTCCGGAACGCGCAGTCGTCCGGGACAGCGATGGCGTGGTTGGGGAGTGGGTGGCAGCAGCGGCGCCACCCGCTCCCACAGGTCGTCCGGAACAAGATCAGCACGCACCCGGCGACTCAACTCATTCTGAAACGATCAGTCAGGCCCGGCAACGCCGGTGCCGACACCGCTGCTGTTCGCGCGATGGTCGCCTCGCGTTCGAAGCGGGCGCGGGTGTGCGGGTCCGTGCGGTCGGGCCGGATCACCTTCACGGCGACCGGTTCCCCCGCGACCTCCCCCATCCCGTCCGCAGCGCATCTTCGTCCGTTCGGGCAGCCGTTGGTGATCTTGAGGCTCATGGTTGTTCGCGAGAAATAGCAGCAGCAAGGCTGGCGGCCTGCGCTCGTGAGGGCGGGGACGTGGCGCTGACATGTGGGGATCAGTCGGTCTTGTCAGCGAGCCGGTGGGGTGAGGGTGGTGCGGTCGAACGGACCGCCATGCGAGGCGGCGTACGTGACGGCCTCGTTGACGGCGCTGAGGCCGAACGACCGGACCCGTTCGGTGGCGAGGTCCAGGGTGCCCGAGGCGAGGAGCCGGATGATGCCGACGTTCGCTGTACGCGGGTACATCCACTGGCCGCGCACGGTGATCGAGTTGCGCATGATCCATGGGTACGGGAGGGCGAGGTCGTCGCCGCCGAGCATGCCGACGCCACCCATGAGAACGACGCGGCCGTATTCGCGCACGGTCATGGCTGCCGTGCGCGCTGCCGAGCTGGGTGCGCTCGGGGGTAGCAGGTCGATCACCATGTCGATCGGGCCGTCGGCCGCCGCGGACATCGCCGCGCGGTCGCCGGCCTCGTCCCCGGTGAGCGGAACCGGGCGCACGAGCGGACCGAACCGGTCGGCGAGGAGGTCGAGCGCGGCCTGGTTGCGGCCTGGGGCGACCACGCGGCCCGCCCCCATGGCAAGCGCCACCGCGACCGCACTGCTGCCGAGATTGCCGGTGGCCCCGCTGACGAGCAGCGTCTCACCGGCTGCGAGCCCGCCGGCCAGCAGCCCGCCGTAAGGGATGACGTGCACGCCGAGCGCGGCCCAGCGGGCCGGGTCGTCCCCCGCCGCTGCGGGGAGCGGGAAGACGTTCTCCGTCGGGACCCGCATGAGCTCGGCGAACGACCCGTCGTGCAGGTACCGGGCGAGGCGCGCGCCGCCCTCGCCGCGGGAACTCCAGCCCTGGAGCGTGATGTCGGGCGTCAGGGCGTCATCCCGCGAGCGCACCGTCGGGTCGCACCACACCAGGTCGCCGGGGCGCAGCCGGGTGGCGTCGGGGCCCACGTGGACGACCCGTCCCACGCCGCCGATCCCAGGCACGACGGGAGGGACCAGGGGGTAGTTCCGCTCGCCGCTGAAGACCTCAGCCGCGTAGGGCGCCACCATGGCGGCGAGGACCTCGACCACCACCTCGCCGCCGCCGGCCTCGGGGTCGGGAACCTCCCGCACCGTGAGCGGGGCACCGAACTGCGTCAGAACCGCTGCTCGCACTGATGACCTCCGTGTTCGTCCGTGTTCGTCGGGATCGACACCAGGAACCCGGCGGGCATGCGGGAAGCGACGATCAGGCATCTGTGGTATGCGTATCTCGCATGGACATCTCCAGCACAGGCCTACGAGTCCTGCGGCAGATCGCCGAGTCCGGCAGCTTCACCGCAGCAGCCATCCGGCTCGGCTACACACAGTCGGCGGTCTCACGCCAGGCCGCCGTCCTCGAACGAAGCGCGGGCACCGCCCTGTTCGAACGCCGCCCTGACGGAGTGCGGCTCACCCCCGCGGGTCTGACTCTGCTGCGCCACGCTCGCACGATCCTGGACTGTCTGACGGCGGCCGAGCGCGACCTCACCGGCACCGTCCCGCGTACCGAACTGGTGCGGCTAGGACTGTTCCTGAGCGCGGGCGCGGCCATCCTGCCTCTCTCACTCACCCGCCTCGCGGCGACCGACCCGCAGATCACGGTCACGACTACCGAGGGCACCACGCCCTCCCTGGTCCGGGCACTGCGCGCGGGCTCGATCGACCTTGCCGTGCTGACGTCCCGCCCGCCCCACCGTCCTTTGGACGGCGAGTCGCCGCACCTGCACGTCGAGACCGTCATGGACACCGAACTCGTCGTGGCGGTGCCTTCGACCGGAGAGTTCGCCGGCCGCACCGAGGTGCACGTCGACGAATTGATCGACGCCCCGTGGATTGCCGCCCGGGCGTCGAACGCCGAGCCACTGCTCGGCGTCTGGCCTGGCCTGCCCGGACGGCCGGACATCGTCCACTGCGCGCGCGACTGGCTGACGAAACTTCAGCTGGTCGCCGGTGGCTTCGGGGTGACAACGGTGCCCTCGCGGCTCTCGCCGGTGCTGCCGCCCGGGGTGAGCCTGCTGCACGTCGAAGGCGCACCTCCCGAGATCCGCCGGGTTCTCGTGGCGCGGCTCCCCGGCCGCCCCACCCCGGCGATCACGGCCGTCACTCGAGCAATTGCCTCGACCACCTGATACGGGCCGCCGGCCGTCAGATTCGGTGCCGTAGCCCGCCGAGGACGCGCACCATCACGTGTACCTCGGCATTGGAGGATGTCTCACGTGGCGAGTTTCGCGAGCTTCTTGTAGTAGGTGAGGGCGGCTGCGAGGCCGAGGAGGGCGAGGAAGTGAGATCCCTTTCGCTCGTACCGGACGGTGAGCCGGCGAAAGCCGAACAGCCAGGCGATCGACCGCTCGATCTTCCAGCGGTGCCGGCCGAGCCGCTCGCTCGATTCGATCCCGGGACGCGCGATGCGCGGGACGAGCCCTCGCTCGCGCAGCCAGGTGAGGTGTTCGGCGGAGAAATACGCCTTGTCCGCGCGGAGTTTGACGGGCCGAAGCCGTCGCGGCCCGCGGCGGGAGCGGACGGCGGGTGTACCGCGGATCAGCGGCTTCAGAACCATGCTGTCGTGGGTGTTCGCACCGGACACCGCGACGGCCAGCGGGATGCCCTGGGCCTCGGACAGCACATGCAGCTTGCTGCCCTTCTTGCCGCGATCGACCGGGTTCGGCCCGGTCAGCGTGCCCCCCCTTTTGGCCCGGATCGAGGCGGCATCGACGATCGCCGAGGCCCAGTCCAGCGCGCCTCGCGCACCGAGTTCGTCCAGGAGCGCCCGGTGAAGCCGACGCCACAGTCCCGCCCGGGTCCACGCGGTGAACCGGCGGATGCGCGGTCGCGGGCGAGACGCCGAACGTCTCCGGCAGATGCCGCCAGGCGCACCCGCTGGTCAGCACATACACGACCGCCGTAAACACGGCCCGCTCGTCACACGGAGCGGTCCCGCCGCCCTGCGGACGGGAGTTGAACGACGGCAGCAATTGATGCGACCAGCTACGGTGTCCTATGTGGTGATCGCTCGCTGGGTTGTTCATGGGGCGGGATACGTGGAGTTGAATTGTTCCGGACGGGCTGCGGGAGATTGCCGAGTCGCTGATCCCACCGTCGAAGGTGCGGCTGCAGCGCGGCGGAACGCAGGACAGGCCTGATGAGACGCTGTTCGCGGCGATCATTTAAGTGCTGGTCAGCGGTTGTGCCTGGCGGGGTCTGCCGCCGTGTTTCGGGATATCGAAGTCGACCGCGCACCGCCGGTTCCTGATCTGGTCGCGGGCCGGGGTGTGGGGCCGGCCGCACGAGGCGGTGCTGCACCGACTCGATGACGCCGGCCTCATCGACGTCTCGCGTGGTCCTCGACTCCGCTCACGTGGGGGCTGGAAATGGGGGCGAATTCAAGGTCTGGGACCCCCTTTTTCGTGTCGATGTGGATGCCGTCGATCAACGCCCGGGACCAGTCGATCTCATTTGCCGCGTTCAGCTGGGCAAGCAGGATCCGATGCAGTTCGTCGAACACCCCGGCGTTGATCCACCGCTTGATCCGCCGCCAGCACGTCATGCCTGACCTGAAGCCGAGTTCCTGCGGAAGGTCTTCCCAGCCGATCCCGGTATGCAGCACGTACAAGATGCCCTGCAGGCACTGCCGATCCGGCACCGGCCGCGGACCGGGCGCCTCCATCGGGCCACGGCGGAAGCAACGGCTCGAGAAGCTCCCACAACTGATCATTTAGCAGAGCGCGTGAGCAGCTCTTCAACGTTCGTCTCAGGTTCGCTCGGTAGGAAGTAGGCATGCGGATAAGCGATGCAACCCGTATGTAGAAGGCTGGTGATGGCAGTCGACGCAGCATCATCGGGGAAAGCACGGACCGGCCCATCTCTGTACTTCGGGCCCAGTTGCGACGGGCCTTGATTCTCGTGCGGGTGTCGAACGGCGCTCCGGAGAGTACTCCCGTCGGAGTAACGTCGTACCGCCTGTCTCCCGAGGGATGACGACCGCAGTATGACGAAACAGAACGGAATCGGGCCTAGCGTTGGGGCTATGCCGGAACTTGATAGTCCACTGCGGAGGTTCGGGGTGGCCACCAGGGCGCTGGCGACACCGTTCCCTGTCGCCGCATGCGGGGTCACACGCCGACAACAGTGCGGGGCCCGCCGCGGCCGGCCCGCACAGCGCGCACGCGGGCGGTCGTCAGCTCCACCACAGCCGCTGCGCACCGGCGAGCGGTTCCTCGACCTGCGCGCTGCCGTGGTGCGCGAGCAGGACGCGAAGACCCCCCGAAGCATCTCGCAGACGGATGCCGTACGGATACCTCACCACACAAACGCCTTAAGAGAGGGACTGACATGAAGCCCATGGGACGCCGCGGCTTTCTCACCGCCAGCACGGCACTTGGCATTGGTGCCGGCTTGTCCACGCACGCCATTCTCTCGGAAGCGAGCGAGAACGAGACTTCGGACATTTCACGGCGGGACCAGGACCTGCCCTTCATCGGCACGGAGGAGACCTTTTCGACTCCCACGTTGTTGAAGTTGAACTCCATCAATCAGGATCACATAGCGTTCCTTGAGGAAATCGGTCTTTCGGATCTAGGTCAACGCCGCATCGGCGATATGG
It includes:
- a CDS encoding alcohol dehydrogenase catalytic domain-containing protein, whose product is MRAAVLTQFGAPLTVREVPDPEAGGGEVVVEVLAAMVAPYAAEVFSGERNYPLVPPVVPGIGGVGRVVHVGPDATRLRPGDLVWCDPTVRSRDDALTPDITLQGWSSRGEGGARLARYLHDGSFAELMRVPTENVFPLPAAAGDDPARWAALGVHVIPYGGLLAGGLAAGETLLVSGATGNLGSSAVAVALAMGAGRVVAPGRNQAALDLLADRFGPLVRPVPLTGDEAGDRAAMSAAADGPIDMVIDLLPPSAPSSAARTAAMTVREYGRVVLMGGVGMLGGDDLALPYPWIMRNSITVRGQWMYPRTANVGIIRLLASGTLDLATERVRSFGLSAVNEAVTYAASHGGPFDRTTLTPPAR
- a CDS encoding response regulator transcription factor — encoded protein: MTIRVLLADDQNLVRASFAMLVSSAGDMEVVAEAGTGREAVALARSARADLIVMDIRMPDLDGIEATRLIAADEDLAGVKVLVLTTYETDENIVEALRAGASGFLVKDIRPAELLDAIRTVAAGESLLSPGPTSRLIARFLRAPNTATTSALGGPSVLSERERQVLALVARGLNNPEIADALGLSPLTAKTHVSRIMGKLGARDRAQLVIVAYESGLVIPGTV
- a CDS encoding transposase, which translates into the protein MRADLVPDDLWERVAPLLPPTPQPRHRCPGRLRVPDRAVLAGIMYVLRTGVAWRDVPAETVGCSGVGLASAAGLDRGRRLATPALRPADRTAPHGLA
- a CDS encoding LysR family transcriptional regulator gives rise to the protein MDISSTGLRVLRQIAESGSFTAAAIRLGYTQSAVSRQAAVLERSAGTALFERRPDGVRLTPAGLTLLRHARTILDCLTAAERDLTGTVPRTELVRLGLFLSAGAAILPLSLTRLAATDPQITVTTTEGTTPSLVRALRAGSIDLAVLTSRPPHRPLDGESPHLHVETVMDTELVVAVPSTGEFAGRTEVHVDELIDAPWIAARASNAEPLLGVWPGLPGRPDIVHCARDWLTKLQLVAGGFGVTTVPSRLSPVLPPGVSLLHVEGAPPEIRRVLVARLPGRPTPAITAVTRAIASTT
- a CDS encoding IS5 family transposase (programmed frameshift), translating into MNNPASDHHIGHRSWSHQLLPSFNSRPQGGGTAPCDERAVFTAVVYVLTSGCAWRHLPETFGVSPATAHRRFTAWTRAGLWRRLHRALLDELGARGALDWASAIVDAASIRAKRGGTLTGPNPVDRGKKGSKLHVLSEAQGIPLAVAVSGANTHDSMVLKPLIRGTPAVRSRRGPRRLRPVKLRADKAYFSAEHLTWLRERGLVPRIARPGIESSERLGRHRWKIERSIAWLFGFRRLTVRYERKGSHFLALLGLAAALTYYKKLAKLAT